One Elaeis guineensis isolate ETL-2024a chromosome 10, EG11, whole genome shotgun sequence genomic window carries:
- the LOC105052512 gene encoding uncharacterized protein gives MVETRRSSASAKRAFSFPSPSSPSTKRSKVEATSKAHETDPREEAPPGAEDRQVAPDLPAAADPPTEAGHASPEQEKRPEDGAGQSSELQLPTQEQTAKAEGEQLGLVPSELPKKRVLKVQPKAWAKLLSQCSQNPHLVICGSQFTVGQGPSCNLSLKDLSVSRNLCKLKYLECRGAPGALLEIVGRKGIVQVNGKIIEQNSQIILMGGDEVIFGSSRRHAYIFQPLANDKLTTPASCSAPGILDAQDVPIKGIQFESRSGDPSAVAGASILASLSNHKKDPSVLPPASSGDNAHQGVEKPALPSACDVSEVCNSDLDKNCDATKGNTVHNGSTEVPSGDEDAVVLATNLGVNGATQHDTIGSDAQLDADIGKISGANYEIRPLLKMIAGSSTAELDLTGSIFKVFGDQRELLRDLGTPASLPTTRCQAFKDGLKQGIVDASDIQVSFESFPYYLSENTKNVLLSCAYIHLECKEFIKYATEISSVNPRILLTGPTGSEIYQETLVKALARHFGARLLIIDSLQLPGGSSSKDSESLKEGGRVEKASFFSKRGAVLDLRRPTSSVEAEIMGTSMLNSHSLPKQEASTASSKKYTFKEGDRVRYIGSGTSSGFPLPAPQIGPNYGYRGKVVLAFEENGASKIGVRFDKQIPEGNDLGGLCEEDHGFFCTADLLRPDFSGGEDIERLGINELLEVVSEESKNGPLIILIKDIEKSMAGGTETYLTLKSKLEFMPAGVLIMGSHTQIDNRKEKSHPGGLLFTKFGSNQTALLDFAFPDNFGRLHERSKEIPKTMKQLTRLFPNKVSIQLPQDEAQLLDWKQQLERDVEILKAKSNILSIRSFLNRNGLDCNDLEMISIKDQTLTNENVDKIVGFALSHHLKNNKIEASAKDSKFVISNDSIKHGLCMLQSIQSDTKSTKKSLKDVVTENEFEKRLLADVIPPDDIGVTFDDIGALENVKDTLKELVMLPLQRPELFCKGQLTKPCKGILLFGPPGTGKTMLAKAVATEAGANFINISMSSITSKWFGEGEKYVKAVFSLASKIAPSVIFVDEVDSMLGRRENPGEHEAMRKMKNEFMVNWDGLRTKDKERVLVLAATNRPFDLDDAVIRRFPRRLMVNLPDASNREKILRVILAKEELAPDVDLEALANMTDGYSGSDLKNLCVTAAHCPIREILEKEKKERSLALAEGRPLPALRGSDDIRPLSMEDLKYAHEQVCASVSSESTNMSELLQWNELYGEGGSRKKKALSYFM, from the exons ATGGTCGAGACGAGGCGGAGCTCGGCGTCCGCGAAGCGCGCCTTTTCTTTCCCCTCCCCCTCGTCTCCCTCCACCAAACGCTCCAAG GTGGAGGCAACCTCGAAGGCGCACGAGACGGACCCGAGGGAGGAGGCGCCGCCGGGCGCCGAGGACCGCCAGGTCGCGCCTGATCTGCCCGCTGCCGCTGATCCGCCGACGGAGGCCGGCCATGCTTCGCCGGAACAGGAGAAGAGGCCCGAGGATGGGGCGGGGCAGAGTTCCGAGCTTCAATTGCCGACCCAAG AGCAAACAGCAAAAGCTGAAGGAGAACAATTGGGGCTGGTGCCGTCGGAACTCCCGAAGAAACGGGTCTTGAAGGTGCAGCCGAAGGCATGGGCGAAACTTCTTTCGCAGTGTTCACAG AACCCTCATCTTGTTATCTGTGGTTCTCAATTCACTGTTGGTCAAGGCCCAAGCTGCAACTTATCATTGAAGGATCTGTCTGTCAGCAGGAATCTTTGTAAACTGAAATATCTTGAG TGTAGAGGTGCACCAGGGGCCTTGCTTGAAATAGTAGGAAGAAAAGGCATTGTGCAGGTTAATGGAAAAATCATTGAGCAAAACTCGCAAATAATTCTCATGGGAGGGGATGAGGTCATTTTCGGTTCATCCAGGAGGCATGCTTAT ATTTTTCAACCACTTGCTAATGACAAATTAACTACACCTGCATCATGTTCTGCACCTGGCATTTTGGATGCACAGGATGTTCCTATCAAAGGGATTCAATTTGAGAGCAGATCTGGAGACCCATCAGCTGTTGCTGGTGCGTCAATATTGGCATCTCTATCTAATCATAAGAAAGATCCATCAGTCCTTCCACCAGCATCTAGTGGTGATAATGCTCATCAAGGAGTAGAAAAGCCTGCCCTGCCTTCTGCTTGTGATGTATCAGAGGTTTGTAATTCAGACCTTGATAAGAACTGCGATGCTACGAAGGGCAATACTGTTCATAATGGGAGTACTGAGGTTCCTTCTGGTGATGAGGATGCTGTTGTTTTAGCTACCAATCTTGGTGTTAATGGAGCAACTCAGCATGATACAATTGGTTCAGATGCCCAACTTGATGCAGATATTGGAAAGATTTCTGGTGCAAACTATGAGATAAGGCCGCTTCTGAAGATGATTGCAGGATCATCGACTGCTGAACTGGATTTGACTGGAAGCATATTTAAAGTGTTTGGGGATCAGAGGGAGCTCCTTAGGGATCTTGGTACCCCTGCATCCTTGCCTACCACTAGATGCCAAGCCTTTAAGGATGGTTTGAAACAAGGGATTGTTGATGCTAGTGATATCCAAGTCTCCTTTGAAAGTTTTCCCTATTATCTTAG TGAGAATACAAAAAATGTGCTTCTATCATGTGCATACATTCACCTGGAATGCAAGGAGTTTATAAAATATGCAACTGAGATTTCATCTGTAAATCCACGAATTCTACTAACTGGTCCAACAG GATCTGAAATCTATCAAGAAACTTTGGTAAAGGCCCTTGCAAGACACTTTGGTGCCCGATTACTCATAATAGATTCTCTTCAGCTACCCGGT GGTTCATCTTCGAAGGACTCAGAATCCCTAAAAGAAGGTGGCAGGGTCGAGAAAGCAAGCTTCTTTTCTAAGCGTGGTGCAGTTCTTGATCTTAGAAGACCAACTTCTAGTGTAGAGGCTGAGATTATGGGGACATCTATGTTAAATTCCCATTCTTTGCCAAAGCAGGAGGCATCAACAGCATCATCAAAGAAATACACATTTAAAGAAG GCGATAGGGTAAGATATATTGGCTCAGGAACTTCATCAGGCTTTCCTCTTCCAGCTCCTCAGAT TGGTCCAAATTATGGTTATCGAGGTAAagttgttcttgcttttgaggaaAACGGAGCCTCCAAAATTGGAGTTAGATTCGATAAGCAAATTCCTGAGGGTAACGATCTTGGTGGGCTATGCGAGGAAGATCATGGCTTCTTTTGCACTG CTGATTTGCTCCGCCCAGATTTTTCTGGAGGTGAAGACATTGAAAGGCTTGGCATCAATGAGTTACTAGAG GTTGTATCTGAAGAAAGTAAAAATGGTCCTTTAATCATTCTAATAAAGGACATAGAGAAATCTATGGCTGGAGGTACAGAAACATATTTAACTTTGAAGAGTAAGCTTGAATTCATGCCTGCAGGTGTTCTAATTATGGGTTCCCATACCCAGATAGACAACCGCAAAGAGAAG TCACATCCTGGAGGTCTTCTCTTCACAAAATTTGGAAGCAACCAGACAGCACTGCTTGACTTTGCTTTCCCG GATAACTTTGGTAGGCTTCATGAGAGAAGCAAAGAAATTCCGAAGACCATGAAGCAGCTCACTAGATTATTTCCTAATAAAGTTTCTATCCAACTTCCACAG GACGAAGCCCAACTTTTAGATTGGAAACAACAATTGGAGCGTGATGTTGAAATTCTGAAGGCCAAATCCAATATTCTTAGCATCCGTTCT TTTCTAAACCGGAATGGATTAGACTGTAATGATCTTGAAATGATATCCATAAAGGATCAAACACTTACGAATGAAA aTGTGGATAAAATAGTTGGCTTTGCACTTAGTCATCACCTTAAGAACAATAAAATTGAAGCATCTGCGAAGGATTCTAAGTTTGTAATTTCCAATGACAG CATTAAGCATGGGCTGTGTATGCTACAAAGCATCCAAAGTGATACCAAGAGTACAAAGAAATCACTCAAG GATGTGGTCACTGAAAATGAATTTGAGAAAAGACTTCTAGCTGATGTTATTCCACCTGATGACATTGGAGTTACTTTTGATGACATTGGAGCCTTAGAGAATGTGAAGGACACATTGAAAGAGTTGGTGATGCTTCCTCTACAAAGACCAGAATTGTTCTGCAAAGGACAATTGACAAAG CCCTGCAAAGGAATACTGCTCTTTGGTCCTCCTGGTACAGGAAAAACCATGCTTGCTaaagctgttgcaacagaagcAGGTGCAAATTTTATCAATATATCAATGTCAAGCATCACCTCTAAG TGGTTTGGGGAAGGAGAGAAGTATGTCAAAGCAGTTTTCTCATTAGCAAGCAAAATTGCTCCTAGCGTCATTTTTGTCGATGAG GTTGACAGTATGTTGGGCAGGCGAGAAAATCCTGGAGAACATGAAGCCATGCGCAAGATGAAAAATGAATTCATGGTGAACTGGGATGGATTGCGCACAAAAGATAAAGAACGGGTATTGGTGCTTGCTGCCACCAACAGGCCTTTTGACCTTGATGATGCTGTCATAAGGAGGTTTCCTCGGAG ATTAATGGTAAACTTACCGGATGCATCAAATAGAGAAAAGATTCTCAGAGTAATATTAGCCAAAGAGGAGCTCGCACCAGATGTTGATTTGGAAGCACTTGCCAATATGACGGATGGATATTCAGGAAGTGACTTGAAG AATCTGTGTGTAACTGCTGCACATTGCCCCATTAGAGAAATTctggaaaaggaaaagaag GAGAGAAGTTTAGCATTAGCAGAAGGTAGACCTTTACCTGCATTGCGTGGAAGTGATGACATTCGTCCTTTAAGCATGGAAGACTTGAAATACGCACATGAGCAG GTATGTGCTAGTGTATCGTCTGAATCCACAAACATGAGTGAACTTCTTCAGTGGAATGAGCTCTATGGTGAAGGTGGGTCGAGGAAGAAGAAAGCACTGAGCTATTTCATGTAG
- the LOC105052763 gene encoding protein LURP-one-related 11: MAEIYHHPLFPSPSSSSCSSSSSNDSCCLTSGREIYTLWMKSLVLNGNGCTIYDSNGEVVYRVDNYDQKCCKEVYLMDQGGKTLYKILRKKLRVFGRWAAYRYNDSNGEEKRPRFRVKKACGIVKGSGSFGIKVMGCGGENKASYKIEILKHQSVYRIMDVAGGLVAQVQRKHTVSGVMLGEDVMTLAVEPDTDRLLVMGLVVACCLINH; encoded by the exons ATGGCCGAGATCTACCATCACCCTCTCTtcccttccccttcttcttcttcttgctcctcctcctcctccaatgaTTCTTGTTGTCTGACTTCTGGTAGAGAAATATATACTCTTTGGATGAAGTCGTTGGTGTTGAACGGGAATGGTTGCACCATCTATGATTCTAATGGCGAAGTAGTATATCGTGTTGATAACTACGACCAGAAGTGCTGCAAGGAGGTCTACCTCATGGATCAAGGTGGCAAAACTCTTTACAAGATACTAAGAAAG AAGCTTCGGGTGTTTGGAAGATGGGCAGCTTATCGTTACAATGACTCGAATGGAGAAGAGAAGAGGCCTAGATTTCGAGTCAAAAAAGCTTGTGGGATTGTAAAGGGAAGTGGGTCCTTTGGAATTAAAGTTATGGGGTGTGGCGGGGAGAACAAGGCTAGTTACAAGATAGAGATATTGAAGCACCAGTCAGTGTACAGAATAATGGACGTAGCTGGAGGACTTGTGGCACAG GTTCAAAGGAAGCACACTGTTTCAGGAGTTATGCTGGGAGAAGATGTTATGACATTGGCGGTGGAGCCGGACACAGATCGTTTGCTCGTTATGGGACTCGTCGTTGCTTGCTGTCTTATAAATCATTAG
- the LOC105052764 gene encoding protein LURP-one-related 11-like, with the protein MAKSYNHTLYPSPSSSSSSNASSCLTSSTEIYTLWMKSLVLNGNGCTIYDSNGEIVYRVDNYDQKGCKEVYLMDQGGKALYKILRKKLRVFGRWEAYRYDDSNGEEKMPRFRVKKACGILKGSGSFGIEVMGCGRENKASYKIEILKHQSVYRIMDMAGGLVAQVQRKHTVSGVMLGEDVMTLAVEPNTERLLVMGLVVVCCLINH; encoded by the exons ATGGCCAAGAGCTACAATCACACGCTCTacccttccccttcttcttcttcttcttccaatgcTTCTTCTTGTCTGACTTCTAGTACAGAGATATACACTCTTTGGATGAAGTCATTGGTGTTGAACGGGAATGGTTGCACCATCTATGATTCTAATGGCGAAATAGTTTATCGTGTTGATAACTACGACCAGAAGGGCTGCAAGGAGGTCTACCTCATGGATCAAGGTGGCAAAGCTCTTTACAAGATACTAAGAAAG AAGCTTCGGGTGTTTGGAAGATGGGAAGCTTATCGTTATGATGACTCGAATGGAGAAGAGAAGATGCCTAGATTTAGAGTCAAAAAAGCTTGTGGGATTCTAAAGGGAAGTGGATCCTTTGGAATTGAAGTTATGGGATGTGGCAGGGAGAACAAGGCTAGTTACAAGATAGAGATATTGAAGCACCAGTCAGTGTACAGAATAATGGACATGGCTGGAGGACTTGTGGCACAG GTTCAAAGGAAGCACACGGTTTCAGGAGTCATGCTTGGAGAAGATGTTATGACATTGGCGGTGGAGCCCAACACAGAGCGTCTGCTCGTTATGGGACTCGTCGTTGTTTGCTGTCTTATAAATCATTAA